From a region of the Cataglyphis hispanica isolate Lineage 1 chromosome 24, ULB_Chis1_1.0, whole genome shotgun sequence genome:
- the LOC126858059 gene encoding nucleolar complex protein 3 homolog isoform X2: MKTKLSKQGKLKTRRHKPPKKQPQKSAPPCSEAVEEEESDHGEDLMNMVEEDDLKFLEKAISNKSYNLLKQIRLTESDKDQSKRKRRKTEDDHAIEELYENNVSKIMEETAKKSVRMMLPIKTQDGLVEKRVMEEDNEIINEEEDQITDDNQKENEENNQEENSDIEMDIDLYNNLQGTDKPVSTIELLACREELLRSKRFKIGILSSGILENPQLKSGNFKLLLDMMDERASEVYITIRKLAMVSLLEVFKDLLPSYSLLQISQEGVKLKKETLALQNYEGTLLSSYKNYLKRLEKISNILRKKKGDTRQVNEREMRLGEIAISCMCELLTTHPYFNFSVNIANYILPFLDNKQSNVRERVAQCISQIFKDDKRGQLSLTIVRKLNQYIKSRKHSVHSEVIKVLLSLRIKDIDLDKEKEEETRQKKLMSYKQRILALSRRERKKSKKLEEVEKELLETKAEENKQAKSKILTEITSVLFTIYFRALKQAPNSKVLSACLEGLAKFAHCINIDFYQDLVSVIDRLIEEDHLGLRQQLHCIQCIFTILSGQGAVLNIDPYRFYVHLYKNMLKVHCGKTHAETEIVLKTLMQILIHQRKRISQTRLIAFVKRISILALQLQHNATLATLGILKQVMQFGKAAHILLDTDCIGDGQYQIEIEEPDHCNAHCTALYELVALQRHYHSVVRQLARNIAHVVPTSGEGSLAIEIAKLTPEELYTEYDPTGVAFKPTIPIPEKITVKKALKHHNMSSKLEEYLNAVDIDNLFTDGYVDFYKACKNNL; encoded by the exons ATGAAGACAAAGCTTTCAAAACAAGGAAAACTTAAGACTCGACGGCATAAACCACCAAAGAAGCAACCTCAAAAATCAGCACCACCATGCTCAGAAGCAGTAGAGGAAGAAGAGAGTGATCATGGAGAGGATTTGATGAATATGGTTGAAGAAGATGACTTAAAATTCTTAGAAAAAGctatatctaataaatcttataactTACTGAAACAAATTCGCTTAACTga ATCAGATAAAGAtcaaagtaaaagaaaaagaagaaaaacagaaGATGATCACGCAATAGAGGAGTTATATGAGAATAATGTTTCTAAAATCATGGAAGAGACAGCCAAGAAATCGGTTCGCATGATGCTTCCCATAAAAACACAGGATGGTCTTGTGGAAAAACGTGTTATGGAAgaagataatgaaattataaatgaggAAGAAGATCAAATCACAGATGATAACCAAAAAGAAAATGAGGAAAATAATCAGGAGGAAAATAGTGACATAGAAATGGATATAGACTTATAT aataaCTTGCAAGGCACTGATAAACCAGTATCTACTATTGAACTTTTGGCATGTCGTGAAGAATTATTGAGATCTAAACGGTTCAAGATAGGAATACTTTCAAGCGGTATTCTAGAAAATCCGCAACTCAAATCTGGAAATTTTAAGCTACTTCTAGACATGATGGATGAGAGAGCTTCAGAAGTTTACATCACCATCAGAAAACTGGCAATGGTGTCCCTTCTAGAAGTCTTTAAAGATTTGCTACCATCTTACAGTCTCTTACAGATTTCTCAAGAAGGAGTAAagt TGAAAAAAGAGACTCTTGCATTGCAAAATTATGAAGGTACATTGTTGAGCAGTTACAAAAACTACTTAAAGAGACTCGAAAAGATATccaatattttgagaaaaaagaaaggggACACCCGACAAGTGAACGAACGAGAAATGCGATTGGGTGAAATAGCTATATCATGCATGTGTGAGCTTCTCACCACTCATCCATACTTCAATTTCTCTGTCAACATAGCTAATTATATCCTTCCTTTTTTGGATAACAAACAGAGCAAtgtaagagagagagtggcTCAATGCATTTCTCAAATATTCAAAGACGACAAACGCGGTCAATTATCTCTCACA atagttcgaaaattaaatcaatacatAAAATCGAGAAAACATTCTGTGCATTCTGAAGTCATAAAAGTGTTATTATCTCTTCGCATAAAAGATATCGATTTGGataaggaaaaagaagaagaaacaaGACAAAAGAAACTCATGTCTTATAAGCAAAGAATTCTTGCATTAAGTAGacgggagagaaaaaaaagcaaaaaattggAAGAAGTAGAGAAAGAATTGCTCGAGACAAAGGCTGAAGAAAATAAACAGGcaaaatctaaaattcttaCTGAAATTACAAGTGTGTTATTTACTATATACTTTAGAGCTCTAAAACAAGCTCCCAATAGCAAAGTATTGTCTGCATGTCTGGAAGGACTAGCCAa aTTCGCACATTGTatcaatatagatttttatcagGATTTAGTAAGTGTTATAGATCGATTAATAGAAGAAGATCACTTAGGTTTGAGACAACAATTACACTGTATCCaatgtatatttacaatattgtcTGGCCAAGGTGCAGTGCTAAATATTGATCCATACAG attttatgtgcatttatataaaaatatgttgaaagTTCATTGCGGGAAGACGCACGCGGAAACTGAGATTGTACTAAAGACGTTGATGCAGATTCTTATTCATCAACGAAAAAGGATTTCGCAGACGCGTCTGATAGCGTTCGTAAAGAGAATAAGCATACTGGCTTTGCAGCTACAACATAATGCAACACTGGCAACTCTCGGTATTTTAAAGCAAGTCATGCAATTTGGAAAAGcagcacatattttattagatactGATTGCATTGGAGATGGTCAGTATCAGATCGAAATCGAAGAACCTGATCATTGCAACGCGCATTGTACTGCATTGTATGAGCTTGTTGCTCTACAG CGTCATTATCATAGTGTAGTACGGCAACTCGCTAGAAATATAGCACATGTGGTGCCTACAAGTGGCGAGGGCAGTTTGGCTATTGAAATTGCGAAATT aacacCGGAAGAACTTTACACAGAATATGATCCTACTGGTGTAGCATTCAAGCCTACTATACCTATTCCAGAAAAGATTACTGTTAAAAAAGCATTGAAACATCATAACATGAGTTCTAAACTCGAGGAATATCTTAATGCTGTCGATATCGATAATCTATTTACGGATGGATATGTAGACTTTTATAAAGcttgtaaaaacaatttataa
- the LOC126858084 gene encoding ER membrane protein complex subunit 5 produces the protein MPATAIHKFITFIGTMSILHAAYSAAQHRSYLRITEQEFTTLPIDILIQGIVSLFIVMYGVMYIAGDFKEIRAVVDLENKSWETLRNLPSFQVFNHRGRSLSPEYIPE, from the exons ATGCCTGCAACGGCTATTCATaagtttataacttttataggAACTATGTCTATATTACATGCGGCTTATTCTGCTGCACAAC atcGATCCTATTTACGAATCACCGAACAGGAATTTACTACTTTGCCAATTGAT aTTTTAATTCAAGGTATAGTcagtttatttattgttatgtaCGGTGTTATGTACATTGCTGgtgattttaaagaaattcgtGCAGTTGTTGATTTGGAGAATAAATCCTGGGAAACACTGCGAAATTTACCATCCTTTCAAGTATTTAATCATCGCGGGAGATCTCTTTCACCAGAATACATTCCAGAATGA
- the LOC126858076 gene encoding proteasome subunit alpha type-7-1: MSARYDRAITVFSPDGHLLQVEYAQEAVKKGSTAVGVRGADVVVLGVEKKSVAKLQEERTVRKICLLDDHVIMAFAGLTADARVLINRAQVECQSHKLTVEDPVTLEYITRYIAGLKQKYTQSNGRRPFGISCLLTGFDYDGIPHLYQTEPSGIYYEWKANATGRSAKTVHEFLEKYYTPEEVSTERGCIKLAIKALLEVVQSGQKNLEIAVMRRGQPLQMLDTDTIGEYVTEIEKEKEAEAEKKKQKK, encoded by the exons ATGTCGGCGAGATACGACAGAGCAATCACGGTATTTTCGCCGGACGGCCATCTGCTCCAGGTGGAATATGCTCAGGAGGCTGTCAAGAAGGGCTCGACAGCG GTCGGCGTACGGGGAGCCGATGTAGTAGTCTTAGGCGTTGAGAAAAAATCTGTTGCTAAATTGCAAGAAGAACGTACAGTGCGCAAAATATGTCTCCTAGATGATCATGTAATTATGGCTTTTGCAG GTTTAACTGCCGATGCAAGAGTATTAATTAACCGTGCGCAAGTTGAATGCCAGAGTCATAAATTAACTGTAGAGGATCCTGTTACCTTGGAATATATTACGAGGTATATTGCAG gcttaaaacaaaaatatacacagaGTAACGGCCGTAGACCTTTTGGAATATCCTGTCTCCTAACTGGATTTGATTATGATGGTATTCCACATTTGTATCAAACAGAGCCATCAGGGATATATTATGAATGGAAG GCGAATGCAACAGGACGCAGCGCTAAAACTGTGCACGAATTCTTGGAAAAGTATTATACTCCAGAAGAAGTATCGACAGAAAGAGGTTGTATAAAACTAGCAATCAAAGCGCTGCTTGAAGTAGTTCAATCAggacaaaaaaatttggaaatagCGGTAATGCGACGCGGGCAGCCATTACAG atgTTAGATACAGACACCATAGGTGAATATGTAACAGAAAtcgaaaaggagaaagaagcagaggcggaaaagaaaaaacagaaaaagtgA
- the LOC126858060 gene encoding protein VAC14 homolog, with translation MMSERDYAPLSAACVRSLNDKLYEKRKPAALEIEKMVKDFAAHNNTVQIKRLLKVLGQDFATSQNPHTRKGGLIGLAAIAVGLGKDTGQYIEDLIHPILACFCDADLRVRYYACESLYNVVKVARGAVLPQFTDIFAALSKLACDSEQNIKNATELLDRLMKDIVTESGLFDLVGFMPLLRERIYTKNPFGRQFVISWVSVLDAVPNMDFIIFLPEILDGLFRILEDPTPEIKKVTDTVLGEFLRSIKANPARVDFPAMINILITHAQSNDELLQLTAITWIKEFVHLSGPLMLPYMSGILVAVLPCLAYDGDTRKSTKETATQVNANLMKLIIMENTEITSKKEKDNVRSTKEKNDTMQNCSLAESLDLASVVEVLTKHLLYLSVQTKVAVLKWIHHLFINIPHKMFNHIEDLFPILMKSLSDTSDEVVQQTLVVMAEIISSKSPEAVTTDPNAKVQNKYFTKFIVNLLRLFSTDRHLLEERGAFIIRELCVLLSAEDIYKTLAKILLEEQNLSFACTMIQTLNVILLTSSELFDLRNKLRRLDSPESCALFECLYVSWCHNPVATVALCLLSQHYRHASNIIRSFENIEVTVEFLTEIDKLVQLIESPIFTYLRLQLLEWEKNDALIYALYGLLMILPQSEAYATLQRRLAAIPPAKKPISNKLEKSEEKGYCPFDFSELLKHFHIVQEQHKEQKRKQRLNSLVERNTSHIDT, from the exons ATGATGTCCGAAAGGGATTACGCGCCCTTGAGCGCGGCGTGCGTTCGTTCCCTCAATGACAAATTGTACGAGAAACGGAAACCAGCTGCTTTGGAGATAGAAAA GATGGTGAAGGATTTCGCTGCTCATAACAATACTGTTCAAATCAAGAGATTGCTGAAAGTCCTTGGACAAGACTTCGCAACTTCGCAGAATCCGCATACGCGTAAGGGCGGCTTGATCGGTCTCGCCGCGATCGCTGTCGGTCTTGGGAAGGATACCGGTCAGTATATAGAAGATCTGATCCATCCGATCTTGGCATGTTTCTGTGACGCTGACCTGAGAGTCAGGTACTACGCTTGCGAAAGCCTGTACAATGTGGTCAAAGTGGCAAGAGGTGCGGTACTGCCTCAGTTTACAGATATCTTTGCTGCTCTTAGTAAATTGGCCTGTGATTCCGAGCAGAATATAAAGAACGCTACCGAGCTACTCGATAGACTGATGAAG GATATCGTGACAGAAAGCGGCCTCTTTGATTTAGTCGGATTCATGCCTTTATTGCGCGAACGTATCTATACAAAAAATCCATTTGGCAGACAATTTGTAATATCATGGGTGTCTGTGCTGGATGCAGTACCCAATATggactttattatatttctgccTGAAATACTCGATGGATTGTTTAGAATATTGGAGGACCCGACGCCGGAGATCAAGAAGGTCACGGATACGGTTCTCGGTGAATTCTTACGTAGCATAAAAGCCAATCCCGCGAGGGTAGATTTTCCAGCTATGATAAACATACTAATTACGCACGCTCAGAGTAACGACGAGCTACTTCAGTTGACCGCCATCACGTGGATAAAAGAATTCGTACATTTATCCGGTCCTCTTATGCTCCCGTATATGTCTGGCATTCTTGTGGCGGTTTTACCATGCTTGGCCTACGATGGTGATACACGGAAGAGTACTAAAGAAACAGCGACGCAAGTAAATGCGAATTTAATGAAGTTgataattatggaaaatacAGAGATTACAAGTAAGAAGGAGAAAGACAATGTACGCTCTACGAAAGAGAAAAACG atacaATGCAAAATTGTTCCTTAGCTGAAAGCTTAGATCTTGCCAGTGTTGTAGAAGTACTTACAAAGCACTTATTGTATCTGTCAGTTCAAACGAAGGTCGCGGTTTTAAAATGGATACATCATTTGTTCATAAACATTCcacataaaatgtttaatcatATTGAGGATTTGTTTCCGATATTGATGAAATCCCTGAGTGATACTTCGGACGAGGTAGTGCAACAGACTTTGGTGGTAATGGCCGAGATTATCAGTTCAAAATCTCCAGAGGCGGTAACGACCGATCCCAATGCAAAAGTGCAGAATAAGTATTTCACCaaatttatagttaatttATTGAGGCTCTTCTCAACCGATAGACATTTATTGGAAGAACGAGGCGCTTTCATTATAAGAGAATTATGTGTTCTTTTGAGCgcagaagatatatataaaacattggcGAAGATTCTATTGGAAGAACAAAATTTAAGCTTTGCTTGTACAATGATACAAACCTTGAATGTTATCCTGTTAACCAGTTCCGAATTATTCGATTTACGCAACAAACTTAGACGTTTAGATTCTCCA gaAAGTTGCGCGTTATTCGAATGTCTATACGTGTCTTGGTGTCATAATCCGGTCGCGACAGTGGCTCTGTGTCTTCTATCTCAACATTATCGACATGCCAGCAACATCATTCGATCTTT CGAAAATATAGAAGTTACAGTGGAATTTTTGACAGAAATAGACAAATTAGTACAATTAATAGAATCACCAATATTCACTT ATTTGCGGCTGCAATTATTGGAATGGGAGAAGAATGATGCTCTGATATACGCGTTGTACGGCTTGCTCATGATTCTGCCACAGAGTGAAGCTTACGCTACTTTACAACGTCGTTTAGCAGCGATACCCCCAGCTAAGAAAccaatatctaataaattggaaaaatcaGAAGAGAAAGGTTATTGCCCGTTTGATTTCAGTGAACTATTGAAACATTTCCATATAGTTCAAGAACAGCACAAGGAACAAAAGCGTAAACAAAGACTGAATTCTTTAGTCGAACGAAATACTAGTCACATAGACACGTGA
- the LOC126858059 gene encoding nucleolar complex protein 3 homolog isoform X1 produces the protein MGKLKKSKISKIKRNNQMKTKLSKQGKLKTRRHKPPKKQPQKSAPPCSEAVEEEESDHGEDLMNMVEEDDLKFLEKAISNKSYNLLKQIRLTESDKDQSKRKRRKTEDDHAIEELYENNVSKIMEETAKKSVRMMLPIKTQDGLVEKRVMEEDNEIINEEEDQITDDNQKENEENNQEENSDIEMDIDLYNNLQGTDKPVSTIELLACREELLRSKRFKIGILSSGILENPQLKSGNFKLLLDMMDERASEVYITIRKLAMVSLLEVFKDLLPSYSLLQISQEGVKLKKETLALQNYEGTLLSSYKNYLKRLEKISNILRKKKGDTRQVNEREMRLGEIAISCMCELLTTHPYFNFSVNIANYILPFLDNKQSNVRERVAQCISQIFKDDKRGQLSLTIVRKLNQYIKSRKHSVHSEVIKVLLSLRIKDIDLDKEKEEETRQKKLMSYKQRILALSRRERKKSKKLEEVEKELLETKAEENKQAKSKILTEITSVLFTIYFRALKQAPNSKVLSACLEGLAKFAHCINIDFYQDLVSVIDRLIEEDHLGLRQQLHCIQCIFTILSGQGAVLNIDPYRFYVHLYKNMLKVHCGKTHAETEIVLKTLMQILIHQRKRISQTRLIAFVKRISILALQLQHNATLATLGILKQVMQFGKAAHILLDTDCIGDGQYQIEIEEPDHCNAHCTALYELVALQRHYHSVVRQLARNIAHVVPTSGEGSLAIEIAKLTPEELYTEYDPTGVAFKPTIPIPEKITVKKALKHHNMSSKLEEYLNAVDIDNLFTDGYVDFYKACKNNL, from the exons ATGGGG aaattaaaaaaatcaaaaattagtaaaattaaaaggaaCAATCAGATGAAGACAAAGCTTTCAAAACAAGGAAAACTTAAGACTCGACGGCATAAACCACCAAAGAAGCAACCTCAAAAATCAGCACCACCATGCTCAGAAGCAGTAGAGGAAGAAGAGAGTGATCATGGAGAGGATTTGATGAATATGGTTGAAGAAGATGACTTAAAATTCTTAGAAAAAGctatatctaataaatcttataactTACTGAAACAAATTCGCTTAACTga ATCAGATAAAGAtcaaagtaaaagaaaaagaagaaaaacagaaGATGATCACGCAATAGAGGAGTTATATGAGAATAATGTTTCTAAAATCATGGAAGAGACAGCCAAGAAATCGGTTCGCATGATGCTTCCCATAAAAACACAGGATGGTCTTGTGGAAAAACGTGTTATGGAAgaagataatgaaattataaatgaggAAGAAGATCAAATCACAGATGATAACCAAAAAGAAAATGAGGAAAATAATCAGGAGGAAAATAGTGACATAGAAATGGATATAGACTTATAT aataaCTTGCAAGGCACTGATAAACCAGTATCTACTATTGAACTTTTGGCATGTCGTGAAGAATTATTGAGATCTAAACGGTTCAAGATAGGAATACTTTCAAGCGGTATTCTAGAAAATCCGCAACTCAAATCTGGAAATTTTAAGCTACTTCTAGACATGATGGATGAGAGAGCTTCAGAAGTTTACATCACCATCAGAAAACTGGCAATGGTGTCCCTTCTAGAAGTCTTTAAAGATTTGCTACCATCTTACAGTCTCTTACAGATTTCTCAAGAAGGAGTAAagt TGAAAAAAGAGACTCTTGCATTGCAAAATTATGAAGGTACATTGTTGAGCAGTTACAAAAACTACTTAAAGAGACTCGAAAAGATATccaatattttgagaaaaaagaaaggggACACCCGACAAGTGAACGAACGAGAAATGCGATTGGGTGAAATAGCTATATCATGCATGTGTGAGCTTCTCACCACTCATCCATACTTCAATTTCTCTGTCAACATAGCTAATTATATCCTTCCTTTTTTGGATAACAAACAGAGCAAtgtaagagagagagtggcTCAATGCATTTCTCAAATATTCAAAGACGACAAACGCGGTCAATTATCTCTCACA atagttcgaaaattaaatcaatacatAAAATCGAGAAAACATTCTGTGCATTCTGAAGTCATAAAAGTGTTATTATCTCTTCGCATAAAAGATATCGATTTGGataaggaaaaagaagaagaaacaaGACAAAAGAAACTCATGTCTTATAAGCAAAGAATTCTTGCATTAAGTAGacgggagagaaaaaaaagcaaaaaattggAAGAAGTAGAGAAAGAATTGCTCGAGACAAAGGCTGAAGAAAATAAACAGGcaaaatctaaaattcttaCTGAAATTACAAGTGTGTTATTTACTATATACTTTAGAGCTCTAAAACAAGCTCCCAATAGCAAAGTATTGTCTGCATGTCTGGAAGGACTAGCCAa aTTCGCACATTGTatcaatatagatttttatcagGATTTAGTAAGTGTTATAGATCGATTAATAGAAGAAGATCACTTAGGTTTGAGACAACAATTACACTGTATCCaatgtatatttacaatattgtcTGGCCAAGGTGCAGTGCTAAATATTGATCCATACAG attttatgtgcatttatataaaaatatgttgaaagTTCATTGCGGGAAGACGCACGCGGAAACTGAGATTGTACTAAAGACGTTGATGCAGATTCTTATTCATCAACGAAAAAGGATTTCGCAGACGCGTCTGATAGCGTTCGTAAAGAGAATAAGCATACTGGCTTTGCAGCTACAACATAATGCAACACTGGCAACTCTCGGTATTTTAAAGCAAGTCATGCAATTTGGAAAAGcagcacatattttattagatactGATTGCATTGGAGATGGTCAGTATCAGATCGAAATCGAAGAACCTGATCATTGCAACGCGCATTGTACTGCATTGTATGAGCTTGTTGCTCTACAG CGTCATTATCATAGTGTAGTACGGCAACTCGCTAGAAATATAGCACATGTGGTGCCTACAAGTGGCGAGGGCAGTTTGGCTATTGAAATTGCGAAATT aacacCGGAAGAACTTTACACAGAATATGATCCTACTGGTGTAGCATTCAAGCCTACTATACCTATTCCAGAAAAGATTACTGTTAAAAAAGCATTGAAACATCATAACATGAGTTCTAAACTCGAGGAATATCTTAATGCTGTCGATATCGATAATCTATTTACGGATGGATATGTAGACTTTTATAAAGcttgtaaaaacaatttataa